One region of Quercus lobata isolate SW786 chromosome 2, ValleyOak3.0 Primary Assembly, whole genome shotgun sequence genomic DNA includes:
- the LOC115975050 gene encoding RNA-binding protein 2-like: MTWWGTIGCTKYQRSEEVRPLAVAIACDRDSGSVYTDSTTPKNQRETFLFSAPKNKKKQTHNKTHSDPVERERNKETVLLHFQLRVSSNPTQKIQEMTDGYWNRQQQQQQQHQPPLLPSGGLLKRPRSEYDLVPSGLPSGHEMHNYLARDDDRSGHQAVKDTKTIGSAYDRYLQSAQLPSFASGEASTLRGVGLGRISSAGMPGLPIADPALLGRPGAVGPDLAPNGRNVSLSSQLPLDTTRRGRETQSLPPDASNTLYVEGLPPDSSKREVAHIFRPFVGYKEVRLVSKESKHRGGDPLILGFVDFVNPACAATAMSALQGYKMDENDADSSYLRLQFSRYPGPRSGSGSRGKR; encoded by the exons ATGACATGGTGGGGCACAATTGGTTGTACCAAGTACCAACGAAGTGAAGAAGTAAGGCCCCTAGCAGTCGCAATTGCGTGTGACAGAGATAGTGGCAGTGTGTACACAGACAGTACCACCCCCAAAAACCAAAGAGAAACTTTTCTGTTCTCagccccaaaaaataaaaaaaaacaaacacataacAAAACGCATAGCGATCCAGtcgagagagaaagaaacaaagagactGTGCTTTTGCATTTTCAGCTTAGGGTTTCATCGAACCCAACCCAAAAG ATACAAGAAATGACGGATGGCTATTGGAATCggcagcagcaacagcaacagcaacatcAACCGCCTCTACTACCTTCAGGCGGCTTGCTTAAACGACCTCGTTCTGAATACG ATCTTGTGCCTTCTGGGCTGCCTTCAGGTCATGAGATGCATAACTATCTAGCACGAGATGATGATCGCAGTGGTCATCAGGCAGTAAAGGACACAAAAACAATTGGATCAGCTTATGACCGCTATCTCCAGAGTGCG CAACTTCCTTCATTTGCTTCTGGAGAAGCAAGTACACTTCGTGGAGTTGGGTTGGGAAGGATCTCTAGTGCTGGAATGCCTGGTCTCCCAATAGCTGATCCTGCTTTGTTGGGTCGTCCTGGGGCTGTTGGTCCTGATCTAGCACCAAATGGTCGAAATGTTAGCCTTAGTAGTCAGCTTCCACTGGACACAACTAGGCGGGGTCGTGAAACACAATCTCTACCTCCAGATGCTTCCAACACTTTATATGTTGAAGGACTTCCTCCTGACAGTTCAAAGAGGGAGGTGGCAC ATATTTTCCGCCCTTTTGTTGGATATAAAGAAGTGAGACTTGTGAGCAAAGAATCCAAACAC CGTGGTGGAGATCCTCTCATCCTTGGTTTTGTGGATTTTGTAAATCCAGCTTGTGCAGCAACTGCTATGAGTGCTTTGCAAG GTTATAAAATGGATGAAAATGATGCTGATTCTAGTTACTTGCGGCTGCAGTTTTCACGATACCCAGGTCCAAGGTCTGGCTCTGGATCTCGTGGTAAGAGGTGA